A region of Streptomyces sp. NBC_01788 DNA encodes the following proteins:
- a CDS encoding MFS transporter: MLELSHRRRLLVLAICCMSLLIVSLDNTVLNVALPSMQRELHASTSGLQWTIDAYTLVLASLLMLAGSTADRIGRRRVFMAGLVVFGIGSLLCSLAPDLELLIVFRMLQAVGGSMLNPVAMSIITNTFTDPRERARAIGAWGAVVGISMAAGPLVGGLLVESVGWRSIFWINLPVALAALLLTARFVPESRAPKARRPDPVGQILVIALFGALTYAIIEAPVSGLATILPFAVVALAALLGLLWYEPRRAEPLVDLRFFRSAPFSGATVIAISAFAALGGFLFLSTLYLQNVRGLDALHAGLWMLPMAAPTFLCAPLSGRLLGTRGPRLPLLIAGMAMTVSAVLFAAFEAETSDLTLVIGYVLFGVGFGFVNAPITNTAVSGMPRAQAGVAAAVASTSRQLGQTLGVAVVGALLAAGVGSSSYRDAFVPAARYGWWVLVVCGAAVLALGAVTSGRWARGTAERTAERLQEHEVRQAAGIGA, from the coding sequence ATGCTCGAGCTCAGCCATCGACGACGGCTCCTGGTTCTCGCGATCTGCTGTATGAGCCTGCTGATCGTGAGCCTGGACAACACCGTTCTGAACGTCGCCCTGCCCTCGATGCAGCGCGAGTTGCACGCGAGCACGTCCGGCCTGCAGTGGACCATCGACGCGTACACGCTGGTGCTCGCCTCGCTGCTGATGCTCGCCGGTTCCACGGCCGACCGGATCGGCCGCAGACGCGTCTTCATGGCGGGGCTGGTCGTCTTCGGCATCGGCTCGCTGCTGTGCTCCCTCGCGCCCGACCTGGAACTGCTGATCGTGTTCCGCATGCTGCAGGCGGTCGGCGGCTCGATGCTCAACCCGGTCGCCATGTCGATCATCACCAACACCTTCACCGACCCGCGCGAGCGCGCCCGCGCGATCGGGGCCTGGGGCGCCGTGGTCGGCATATCCATGGCCGCCGGCCCGCTCGTCGGCGGTCTGCTGGTGGAGTCGGTGGGCTGGCGCTCGATCTTCTGGATCAACCTGCCGGTGGCCCTGGCCGCCCTGCTGCTCACCGCGCGCTTCGTCCCCGAGTCCCGCGCACCGAAGGCCCGCAGGCCCGATCCGGTCGGCCAGATCCTGGTCATCGCCCTGTTCGGCGCGCTGACGTACGCGATCATCGAGGCCCCGGTCTCCGGCCTCGCCACGATCCTGCCCTTCGCCGTCGTCGCGCTCGCGGCCCTGCTCGGCCTCCTGTGGTACGAGCCGCGCCGTGCCGAACCCCTCGTCGACCTGCGCTTCTTCCGTTCGGCGCCGTTCAGCGGGGCCACCGTCATCGCGATCAGCGCGTTCGCGGCGCTCGGCGGCTTCCTGTTCCTGTCCACGCTCTACCTCCAGAACGTGCGGGGCCTCGACGCCCTGCACGCCGGCCTGTGGATGCTGCCGATGGCGGCACCGACCTTCCTGTGCGCGCCGCTGTCCGGGCGGCTGCTCGGCACCCGGGGGCCGCGGCTGCCCCTGCTGATCGCCGGAATGGCCATGACGGTGAGCGCGGTGCTGTTCGCCGCGTTCGAGGCGGAGACCTCCGACCTCACCCTCGTCATCGGGTACGTCCTGTTCGGCGTCGGCTTCGGCTTCGTCAACGCGCCGATCACCAACACGGCCGTCTCCGGGATGCCGCGGGCCCAGGCCGGGGTGGCCGCCGCAGTCGCCTCCACCAGCCGCCAGCTCGGGCAGACCCTCGGGGTCGCGGTGGTCGGCGCGCTGCTGGCCGCCGGGGTCGGCTCCTCGTCCTACCGGGACGCGTTCGTTCCGGCGGCCCGGTACGGATGGTGGGTGCTGGTGGTGTGCGGTGCCGCGGTGCTGGCACTGGGCGCGGTCACCAGCGGCCGGTGGGCCAGGGGGACCGCCGAGCGCACGGCCGAGCGGCTCCAGGAGCACGAGGTGCGGCAGGCGGCGGGCATCGGCGCCTGA
- a CDS encoding TetR/AcrR family transcriptional regulator, with protein MPPSTETLTAERILEATEEVLRRHGPAKATVVDVARALGVSHGSVYRHFRTKAALREAVTKRWLDRTSEALAGIAAEQRDPEDRLRDWLRELFEAKRRKAGDDPELFATYSVLTDENGAAVGEHIDDLTGQLTRIVRDGVTAGVFTAADPAVAARALFHATGRFHDPGHAQEWKRPAIEEEFEAVLELVLGGLRARQHPVTSRVRSRQR; from the coding sequence ATGCCACCCAGCACCGAGACCCTGACCGCCGAGCGCATCCTCGAGGCCACCGAGGAGGTGCTGCGCCGCCACGGGCCGGCCAAGGCCACCGTGGTGGACGTGGCCCGCGCGCTCGGTGTCAGCCACGGCAGCGTCTACCGGCACTTCCGTACGAAGGCCGCGCTGCGCGAGGCGGTGACCAAGCGGTGGCTGGACCGCACGTCCGAGGCCCTCGCCGGCATCGCCGCCGAACAGCGGGACCCGGAGGACCGGCTGCGCGACTGGCTGCGGGAACTGTTCGAGGCCAAGCGCCGCAAGGCGGGCGACGACCCCGAGCTGTTCGCCACGTACTCGGTGCTCACCGACGAGAACGGCGCGGCGGTCGGCGAGCACATCGACGATCTGACCGGCCAGCTCACCCGGATCGTCCGCGACGGCGTCACGGCCGGTGTCTTCACGGCCGCCGACCCGGCCGTCGCGGCCCGGGCCCTGTTTCATGCCACCGGCCGCTTCCACGACCCGGGTCATGCCCAGGAGTGGAAGCGGCCGGCGATCGAGGAGGAGTTCGAGGCGGTGCTCGAACTGGTGCTGGGCGGGCTTCGAGCCCGTCAGCACCCTGTCACCTCCCGGGTCAGGTCACGTCAACGGTGA
- the dusB gene encoding tRNA dihydrouridine synthase DusB, with the protein MPTPESSLQIGPHTVRPPVVLAPMAGITNAPFRTLCREFSQGKGLYVSEMITTRALVERNDKTMQLIRFDASERPRSIQLYGVDPATVGKAVRMIAEEDLADHIDLNFGCPVPKVTRKGGGSALPYKRNLLRAILREAVSGAGDLPVTMKMRKGIDDDHITYLDAGRIAVEEGVTAIALHGRTAAQHYGGTADWDAIARLKEHVPEIPVLGNGDIWSAEDALRMVRETGCDGVVVGRGCLGRPWLFADLVAAFEGRVQDLARPSLREVADVMVRHATLLGEWIGDESRGVIDFRKHVAWYLKGFAVGSEMRKRLAITSSLEALRAGLDELDLDQPWPAGADGPRGRTSGNNRVVLPDGWLKDPYDCAGVGEDAELDTSGG; encoded by the coding sequence ATGCCCACGCCCGAGTCCTCCCTCCAGATCGGCCCGCACACCGTCCGGCCACCCGTGGTGCTGGCCCCCATGGCCGGTATCACCAACGCGCCCTTCCGCACCCTGTGCCGGGAGTTCAGCCAGGGCAAGGGCCTGTACGTCAGCGAGATGATCACGACCCGGGCGCTGGTCGAGCGCAACGACAAGACCATGCAGCTCATCAGGTTCGACGCGAGCGAGCGCCCGCGCTCGATCCAGCTGTACGGCGTGGACCCGGCCACCGTCGGCAAGGCCGTCCGCATGATCGCGGAGGAGGACCTCGCCGACCACATCGACCTCAACTTCGGCTGCCCGGTGCCCAAGGTGACCCGCAAGGGCGGCGGCTCGGCCCTCCCCTACAAGCGCAACCTGCTCCGGGCGATCCTGCGCGAGGCGGTCAGCGGGGCCGGCGACCTGCCGGTCACGATGAAGATGCGCAAGGGCATCGACGACGACCACATCACCTACCTCGACGCCGGAAGGATCGCGGTCGAGGAGGGCGTGACGGCGATCGCGCTGCACGGTCGCACGGCCGCCCAGCACTACGGCGGCACGGCGGACTGGGACGCCATCGCGCGCCTGAAGGAGCACGTGCCCGAGATCCCGGTGCTCGGCAACGGCGACATCTGGTCGGCCGAGGACGCGCTGCGGATGGTGCGGGAGACCGGCTGCGACGGTGTGGTCGTGGGCCGCGGCTGCCTGGGCCGGCCGTGGCTGTTCGCCGACCTGGTGGCGGCGTTCGAGGGGCGGGTCCAGGACCTGGCCCGGCCGTCCCTGCGCGAGGTCGCCGACGTCATGGTCCGGCACGCCACGCTGCTCGGCGAGTGGATCGGCGACGAGTCGCGCGGTGTGATCGACTTCCGCAAGCACGTCGCCTGGTACCTGAAGGGCTTCGCGGTCGGCTCCGAGATGCGCAAGCGGCTGGCGATCACCTCCTCGCTGGAGGCACTGCGCGCCGGCCTCGACGAGCTGGACCTCGACCAGCCCTGGCCGGCCGGCGCCGACGGGCCCCGCGGCCGTACCTCCGGCAACAACCGGGTGGTACTGCCGGACGGCTGGCTGAAGGACCCCTACGACTGCGCGGGCGTCGGCGAGGACGCCGAACTGGACACCTCGGGCGGCTGA
- a CDS encoding aldo/keto reductase, whose product MDTRHLGTTGPQVSALGLGCMGMSALYGEADRTESIATVHAALEAGLTLLDTGDFYAMGHNEMLVGEALRTAPAARREQALLSVKFGALRDPDGNWSGYDGRPAAVKNFAAYSLQRLGVDHIDVYRIARVDPDVPIEETVGAIAELVEKGHVRHIGLSEVGADTIRRAAATAPISDLQIEYSLVSRGIEDRILPTTRELGIAVTAYGVLSRGLISGHFGRDRKLAANDFRAHSPRFQGENLQHNLDLVEALRKIAEGKGVTVAQTAIAWVLSRGEDIVPLIGARTRERLTEALGATAVTLDEADLAAIEEAVPADAVVGARYPEAQMAHLDSER is encoded by the coding sequence ATGGACACCCGCCACCTCGGAACCACCGGCCCCCAGGTCTCCGCCCTCGGCCTCGGCTGCATGGGCATGTCCGCGCTGTACGGTGAGGCGGACCGGACCGAGTCGATCGCCACCGTGCACGCCGCTCTCGAAGCGGGCCTGACCCTGCTCGACACCGGCGACTTCTACGCCATGGGCCACAACGAGATGCTGGTCGGCGAGGCCCTGCGCACCGCTCCCGCGGCCCGCCGCGAACAGGCCCTGCTCAGCGTGAAGTTCGGCGCCCTGCGCGACCCGGACGGCAACTGGTCCGGCTACGACGGCCGGCCGGCCGCCGTGAAGAACTTCGCCGCCTACTCCCTCCAGCGTCTCGGCGTCGACCACATCGACGTCTACCGGATCGCCCGGGTCGACCCGGACGTGCCGATCGAGGAGACGGTCGGCGCCATCGCGGAACTCGTCGAGAAGGGACACGTCCGGCACATCGGCCTCAGCGAGGTCGGCGCCGACACGATCCGCCGGGCCGCCGCCACCGCGCCGATCTCGGACCTCCAGATCGAGTACTCGCTCGTCTCCCGCGGCATCGAGGACCGGATCCTGCCCACCACCCGCGAACTCGGCATCGCCGTCACGGCCTACGGGGTGCTCTCGCGCGGTCTGATCTCCGGGCACTTCGGCCGCGACCGCAAGCTCGCCGCGAACGACTTCCGGGCCCACTCCCCCCGCTTCCAGGGCGAGAACCTCCAGCACAACCTGGACCTCGTCGAGGCCCTGCGCAAGATCGCCGAGGGCAAGGGCGTCACGGTCGCGCAGACCGCCATCGCCTGGGTGCTGTCTCGCGGTGAGGACATCGTTCCGCTGATCGGCGCCCGCACCCGGGAGCGGCTGACGGAGGCACTGGGCGCGACGGCCGTCACGCTGGACGAGGCCGACCTGGCGGCCATCGAGGAGGCCGTCCCGGCGGACGCCGTCGTGGGCGCGCGCTACCCCGAGGCGCAGATGGCCCACCTGGACAGCGAACGCTGA
- a CDS encoding chitinase — protein MIRRRLRLLAAALAAACLTQLSVALAPTASAAPTADTCAVKSRPAGKVLQGYWENWDGSANGVHPPFGWTPITDSRIAAHGYNVINAAFPVIRSDGTALWQDGMDAGVKVATPAEMCAAKASGQTILLSIGGATAGIDLNSSTVADRFVATIVPILKKYNFDGIDIDIETGLTGSGNINQLSPSQANLVRIIDGVLAQMPSNFGLTMAPETAYVTGGSVAYGSIWGAYLPIIKKYADNGRLWWLNMQYYNGSMYGCSGDSYQAGTVAGFTAQTDCLAKGLVIQGTTIKVPYDKQVPGLPAHPGAGGGHMAPSLVSEAWRHYGTSLKGLMTWSINWDGSKNWTFGDNVKALQGR, from the coding sequence ATGATCCGCCGCAGACTGCGTCTGCTCGCCGCCGCCCTCGCGGCCGCCTGCCTCACCCAGCTCTCCGTCGCCCTGGCCCCCACCGCCTCGGCCGCCCCGACCGCCGACACGTGCGCCGTGAAGTCCAGGCCCGCCGGCAAGGTGCTCCAGGGCTACTGGGAGAACTGGGACGGCTCCGCCAACGGCGTCCATCCGCCCTTCGGCTGGACGCCGATCACCGACTCGCGCATCGCCGCACACGGCTACAACGTGATCAACGCGGCCTTCCCGGTCATCCGCTCCGACGGAACGGCCCTGTGGCAGGACGGCATGGACGCGGGCGTGAAGGTGGCGACGCCGGCGGAGATGTGCGCGGCCAAGGCGTCCGGGCAGACGATCCTGCTGTCCATCGGCGGCGCGACGGCCGGTATCGACCTCAACTCGTCCACCGTGGCGGACCGGTTCGTCGCGACGATCGTGCCCATCCTGAAGAAGTACAACTTCGACGGCATCGACATCGACATCGAGACGGGCCTGACGGGCAGCGGAAACATCAACCAGCTCTCCCCGTCCCAGGCCAACCTGGTCCGGATCATCGACGGAGTGCTCGCGCAGATGCCGTCGAACTTCGGCCTGACCATGGCCCCGGAGACCGCCTACGTCACCGGCGGCAGCGTCGCCTACGGCTCGATCTGGGGCGCGTATCTGCCGATCATCAAGAAGTACGCCGACAACGGCCGCCTGTGGTGGCTGAACATGCAGTACTACAACGGCAGCATGTACGGCTGCTCCGGCGACTCCTACCAGGCGGGCACCGTGGCCGGCTTCACCGCCCAGACCGACTGCCTCGCCAAGGGCCTGGTGATCCAGGGCACGACGATCAAGGTCCCCTACGACAAGCAGGTCCCGGGCCTGCCCGCCCACCCCGGCGCCGGCGGCGGCCACATGGCGCCTTCGCTGGTCTCCGAGGCCTGGCGCCACTACGGCACGAGCCTGAAGGGCCTGATGACCTGGTCGATCAACTGGGACGGGTCGAAGAACTGGACCTTCGGTGACAACGTGAAGGCCCTGCAAGGCCGTTGA